One genomic region from Salvia hispanica cultivar TCC Black 2014 chromosome 2, UniMelb_Shisp_WGS_1.0, whole genome shotgun sequence encodes:
- the LOC125205807 gene encoding protein AE7-like isoform X2: MRERSDKLEVHQHIRDVKDPEHPYSLEELKVITEDAIEVDDKRSYVRVTFTPTVEHCSMATVIGLCLRVKLMRSLPQRYKVDIRVAPGSHASEAAVNKQLNDKERVAAALENPNLVDMVAECLAPSYG, from the exons ATGAGAGAAAGGAGCGACAAACTCGAAGTGCACCAG CATATTAGAGACGTAAAAGATCCAGAGCATCCTTATTCATTGGAAGAGTTGAAAGTGATAACGGAAGATGCAATTGAGGTTGATGACAAGCGTAGCTACGTGAG GGTCACATTTACTCCGACCGTAGAGCATTGCAGCATGGCGACAGTAATTGGCTTATGCTTGCGGGTCAAACTCATGCGCTCTTTGCCACAACGTTACAAg GTGGATATTAGAGTAGCACCTGGTTCTCATGCCTCTGAAGCTGCAG TAAACAAACAGCTAAACGACAAAGAACGCGTGGCAGCAGCTTTAGAAAATCCTAACCTCGTTGATATGGTCGCTGAATGCCTTGCGCCCTCATATGGATGA
- the LOC125205807 gene encoding protein AE7-like isoform X1 codes for MVSGLINANPVVYERKERQTRSAPGDVDEYAVEAIDQLEIFEHIRDVKDPEHPYSLEELKVITEDAIEVDDKRSYVRVTFTPTVEHCSMATVIGLCLRVKLMRSLPQRYKVDIRVAPGSHASEAAVNKQLNDKERVAAALENPNLVDMVAECLAPSYG; via the exons ATGGTGTCGGGATTAATAAACGCGAACCCTGTTGTCTATGAGAGAAAGGAGCGACAAACTCGAAGTGCACCAGGTGATGTGGATGAATACGCAGTTGAGGCAATTGACCAGCTAGAAATTTTTG AGCATATTAGAGACGTAAAAGATCCAGAGCATCCTTATTCATTGGAAGAGTTGAAAGTGATAACGGAAGATGCAATTGAGGTTGATGACAAGCGTAGCTACGTGAG GGTCACATTTACTCCGACCGTAGAGCATTGCAGCATGGCGACAGTAATTGGCTTATGCTTGCGGGTCAAACTCATGCGCTCTTTGCCACAACGTTACAAg GTGGATATTAGAGTAGCACCTGGTTCTCATGCCTCTGAAGCTGCAG TAAACAAACAGCTAAACGACAAAGAACGCGTGGCAGCAGCTTTAGAAAATCCTAACCTCGTTGATATGGTCGCTGAATGCCTTGCGCCCTCATATGGATGA
- the LOC125205283 gene encoding uncharacterized protein LOC125205283 has protein sequence MMPASWILLGFWLISCFRFSNSDSFGDRGSKHSVSYSYDRIGEVNKACAFVLKSAAVLKPDDSRLYTIKEELSFLNGDWWQELKGGAAPLMPFDDRGVSADDDLRSPINLASFWVTDVGRRLHSKNSILVSGILQLGMTLEGLLSEKPFEGSPRFDIWPGHSQLSVIFQGIYTESDGERVMCLLGSAVLPSRQPDSGDPWGWVKESGYTNQPLLSQDDRIVLVLRYPKMVSLRSRAVHGSVRSLNPKSNLKYFDEVHISSWLRSSANYQFDSGNLVSKACEPYPYKDSSVSGDVDVYKGLDFCDILGRFTHQEALTILPNWKCNGTDEFCSRLGPFVSDKEINATDGSFKDAKLVLQDVRCENMTSSDNSRLTRVSSVFRAVPPSENRFTAAQRTGLGNMTLSAEGIWKSSSGQLCMVGCLDGSGCDTRICLYVPLSFSIKQRSIIIGTMSSIDISHSPYFPLAFEKLVRPAELWDQFTSTHPYYKYSKIDSAGAILERDEPFNFGTVIKKSLLKFPKMEDMGNFHYSLSLLAEDLTLHIAAVPDPFPKTYLAKADLEMEILSLGPLFGRYWPGKYDSTLQKEIPYSDKGEYTESQLLLNVSGQLTLVGNKYSNFSSLFVEGIYDPHVGKMYLVGCRDVRASWKTLYESMDLEAGLDCLVDVMISYPPTTARWLVNPTARISITSHRTEDDPLYFIPVKLQTVPIMYRRQREDIISRRGVEGILRVLTLSVAIACILSQLFYIRDNSESIPYVSLVMLGVQALGYSFPLVTGAEALLRKASTEFSENQTDDLQNSQWLHVIDYTVKILVLVAFSLTLRLCQKVWKSRIRLQTRAPLEPHRVPSDKKVLITTLTLHVVGYIIALTVHYMSTSYKPLQTAQFVDSTGYSHVIREWETELEEYLGLVQDFFLLPQVIANLMWRIHVKPLRKLYYIGITSVRFLPHAYDYITSPIPNPYFSEEYEFVNPRMDFFSKFGDIAIPAIAVLLAVAVYVQQRWNYEKLSETLRLGRAKFLPLGSKVYERLPSVSHEAELSSGVNKNSRHEEGRGVIKIDV, from the coding sequence ATGATGCCTGCATCTTGGATTCTACTTGGGTTTTGGTTGatttcatgttttaggttttcgAATTCTGATAGTTTTGGAGATAGAGGGAGTAAGCATTCTGTGAGCTACAGCTATGATAGGATTGGTGAAGTGAATAAAGCTTGTGCATTTGTATTGAAATCTGCTGCTGTGTTGAAACCTGATGATAGCCGTTTGTATACAATAAAAGAGGAGCTCTCTTTCTTGAATGGTGATTGGTGGCAGGAATTGAAAGGGGGAGCTGCTCCATTGATGCCCTTTGATGATAGGGGGGTTTCTGCTGATGATGATCTTCGGTCCCCTATAAACTTGGCCTCCTTTTGGGTTACCGACGTTGGTCGTCGTCTTCATTCGAAGAATTCGATACTTGTTAGTGGGATTTTGCAGTTGGGGATGACTCTTGAAGGTTTGCTCTCAGAAAAGCCCTTTGAAGGGAGCCCTAGGTTTGATATATGGCCTGGCCATTCGCAGCTCTCTGTTATCTTTCAGGGGATCTACACTGAATCAGATGGGGAGAGGGTGATGTGCTTGTTAGGGAGTGCAGTGCTGCCCTCTCGTCAGCCTGATTCGGGTGATCCATGGGGGTGGGTGAAGGAGTCTGGTTATACTAACCAGCCACTTCTCTCACAGGATGATCGGATCGTGCTCGTGCTTCGTTACCCTAAGATGGTGTCATTGAGGAGCAGGGCGGTCCATGGCAGCGTGAGAAGCTTGAATCCAAAGTCGAACCTCAAGTACTTTGATGAGGTTCACATCTCTTCTTGGTTGAGATCTTCTGCGAATTATCAGTTTGATTCTGGAAATCTCGTCTCCAAAGCGTGTGAGCCTTATCCGTATAAGGATAGCTCGGTTAGTGGTGATGTTGATGTGTACAAAGGGCTTGACTTCTGCGACATACTCGGGAGGTTCACTCACCAAGAGGCTCTCACTATTCTGCCAAACTGGAAGTGCAATGGCACGGATGAGTTCTGCAGTAGGTTAGGTCCGTTTGTGTCGGATAAGGAGATTAACGCCACGGATGGGAGCTTCAAAGATGCCAAGCTTGTTCTTCAGGACGTTCGCTGTGAGAATATGACTTCAAGTGACAATAGTAGGCTTACGAGGGTGTCTTCCGTGTTCAGAGCTGTTCCTCCCTCCGAGAATCGTTTCACTGCAGCACAGAGGACAGGGCTTGGTAACATGACTCTTTCTGCTGAAGGGATATGGAAGTCTTCGTCCGGACAGCTCTGTATGGTTGGTTGCTTGGACGGAAGTGGCTGTGATACGCGCATTTGCTTGTATGTTCCTCTTTCTTTCTCCATAAAACAGCGTAGCATAATTATTGGTACTATGTCGAGCATTGATATCTCTCATTCGCCATATTTCCCTTTGGCATTCGAGAAGCTAGTCCGTCCTGCTGAGTTATGGGACCAGTTCACTTCCACTCATCCATATTACAAGTACTCGAAAATTGACTCTGCTGGTGCTATACTCGAAAGAGACGAACCTTTTAACTTTGGGACTGTGATCAAGAAGTCACTCTTgaagtttccaaaaatggaagaCATGGGAAACTTTCATTACAGTCTCTCTCTTTTAGCTGAAGACCTAACTCTTCACATAGCTGCTGTACCCGATCCGTTTCCTAAAACTTATTTGGCAAAAGCCGACTTGGAGATGGAGATTCTGTCGCTCGGCCCTTTGTTCGGGCGTTATTGGCCGGGAAAATATGATTCAACTTTACAGAAAGAAATCCCTTACTCTGATAAAGGTGAATACACAGAAAGCCAGCTCCTCCTCAACGTTTCCGGCCAGCTTACTCTCGTTGGAAACAAGTATTCCAACTTCTCTTCACTATTCGTGGAGGGGATATACGATCCACACGTTGGAAAGATGTATCTTGTTGGTTGCAGGGATGTTCGAGCCTCGTGGAAGACCTTATATGAAAGCATGGACCTTGAGGCCGGGCTGGATTGTTTGGTTGATGTGATGATTTCATATCCCCCGACTACAGCCCGGTGGCTAGTCAATCCGACTGCCAGGATTTCCATCACTAGCCACCGGACTGAAGACGATCCACTCTACTTTATCCCGGTGAAACTCCAAACAGTTCCCATTATGTACAGAAGGCAACGCGAGGACATCATATCACGTAGAGGCGTGGAGGGAATCCTCCGCGTTTTGACACTCTCCGTTGCAATCGCTTGCATTCTGAGCCAGTTGTTTTACATCAGAGATAACTCGGAATCCATTCCGTATGTATCTCTCGTGATGCTGGGAGTACAAGCTCTCGGGTACAGCTTCCCGCTCGTTACAGGGGCGGAAGCTCTGTTAAGAAAGGCATCGACCGAGTTCAGTGAAAACCAAACCGATGACCTACAGAACAGCCAATGGCTGCACGTTATCGACTACACGGTAAAGATTCTAGTACTCGTAGCATTTTCGTTAACCCTCCGGCTCTGTCAGAAGGTGTGGAAATCGCGCATCAGACTACAAACACGCGCCCCTCTCGAGCCTCACCGTGTCCCAAGTGACAAGAAAGTACTTATCACAACCTTAACTCTACATGTTGTTGGATACATCATTGCTCTCACTGTCCACTATATGAGTACAAGCTACAAACCTCTTCAAACAGCGCAATTTGTCGATTCCACGGGATATTCACACGTGATACGTGAATGGGAGACCGAGCTGGAGGAGTATCTCGGCCTAGTTCAGGATTTCTTCCTCCTTCCACAGGTCATTGCTAACTTGATGTGGAGAATCCACGTCAAACCCCTCCGGAAACTTTACTATATCGGGATAACCTCAGTCCGGTTCCTCCCCCACGCGTATGACTACATAACATCACCCATACCGAACCCTTACTTCTCTGAGGAGTACGAGTTTGTGAATCCGCGGATGGATTTCTTTTCCAAGTTTGGTGACATTGCTATACCTGCTATCGCAGTTCTTCTAGCGGTTGCTGTTTATGTTCAGCAGAGATGGAACTATGAGAAGCTCAGCGAAACGCTTCGGTTGGGCCGAGCAAAGTTTCTGCCTTTGGGTTCCAAAGTGTATGAGAGGCTGCCCTCTGTTTCTCATGAGGCTGAGCTTTCTTCGGGTGTTAACAAGAACTCGAGGCACGAGGAAGGGCGCGGAGTGATCAAGATTGATGTCTGA
- the LOC125205284 gene encoding probable 2-oxoglutarate-dependent dioxygenase AOP1, which translates to MGSETVHKLAVIEFTDENTNPETESWSETCKKVVDALEKYGCFVAIYDKLTKEIHEQVFESLQSLFSLPTQTKVQNKSSKPLYGYVGQIPFLPLFESMGIDDAHTIRGIQDFSNVMWPNGNPTFCENLVAYTKLAAELEKIVVRMVFESYGVGKHHEWYVGSANYLCKVMKYREPKIGENKMAFVSHTDKSFMSTIHQNQVDGLEIKAKDGEWFGVRGLPLSSIVVMAGDAIMAWSNNRIKSPHHRVTMEGSEAARYSVGQFSFMEKDMVETPEEFVDDEHPLRYKPFDHLKYLDFFSQEENRRLESAITTYCGVSQ; encoded by the exons ATGGGATCGGAGACAGTTCACAAACTTGCTGTGATAGAATTCACAGACGAGAACACAAACCCTGAGACAGAATCATGGTCGGAGACATGTAAAAAAGTAGTTGATGCTCTTGAAAAATATGGTTGCTTTGTAGCAATTTACGACAAACTCACCAAAGAAATACACGAACAAGTGTTCGAATCCTTGCAAAGCCTATTTTCTCTCCCAACTCAAACCAAGGTCCAAAACAAGTCCTCCAAGCCCCTCTACGGCTACGTCGGCCAGATCCCCTTCCTTCCTCTCTTCGAAAGCATGGGCATCGACGACGCCCACACCATCCGAGGAATTCAAGATTTCTCAAACGTCATGTGGCCTAACGGAAACCCCACCTTCTG TGAAAACCTAGTTGCGTACACAAAGTTGGCAGCGGAACTGGAGAAGATCGTGGTGCGAATGGTGTTCGAGAGCTATGGTGTCGGAAAACACCACGAGTGGTACGTGGGATCTGCCAACTACCTCTGCAAAGTGATGAAGTACAGAGAGCCCAAGATCGGTGAGAACAAAATGGCATTTGTTTCACACACTGACAAAAGTTTCATGTCAACTATCCATCAAAACCAAGTTGATGGCCTCGAGATCAAAGCCAAAGATGGCGAATGGTTTGGCGTCCGCGGGCTTCCTCTCTCCTCCATCGTTGTCATGGCCGGTGATGCAATCATG GCATGGAGCAACAATAGGATAAAGTCCCCTCATCACAGAGTGACTATGGAAGGGAGTGAAGCAGCAAGATACTCAGTTGGGCAGTTCTCATTCATGGAGAAAGATATGGTGGAGACGCCCGAAGAGTTCGTGGACGATGAACATCCTCTGAGATACAAGCCATTTGATCATCTCAAGTATCTTGATTTTTTCAGCCAAGAAGAAAACAGAAGGCTGGAGAGTGCTATAACTACCTATTGTGGTGTTTCACAATGA
- the LOC125205285 gene encoding probable 2-oxoglutarate-dependent dioxygenase AOP1, protein MGSETTPELLVVDFNNPEMKPGSNSWSSASKNIREAFENHGCFVALYDKISPQLHKSFLKATADAFNLPVQTKIRNINEKPYHGHIAQIPMAPRHEALGIDYADTLEGAQSFTTLMWPQGNQSFCETMMSFAKTVAELDKMVVAMLFESYGVEKHTKSYGDATTYLLRLMKYGVPDEGENTLGLPPHSDKSFITILYQNHISGLQTRARDGQWINVQFPPASFVVMAGDACKAWSNDRVLSPIHKVTMDSEGKETRYTAGLFTFVTKTVEVPEELVDGQHPLKFKPFLHMDLLKFYETEQGRRSQNLLQDFCGV, encoded by the exons ATGGGTTCCGAAACTACCCCTGAGCTTCTAGTAGTAGACTTCAACAATCCAGAAATGAAGCCAGGCTCAAATTCTTGGTCATCTGCCTCCAAAAACATAAGAGAAGCATTTGAAAACCATGGTTGTTTTGTAGCATTATATGACAAAATCTCACCCCAACTCCACAAATCCTTCCTCAAAGCAACTGCTGACGCGTTCAATCTTCCCGTCCAAACCAAAATCCGAAACATCAACGAAAAACCCTACCATGGACACATTGCTCAAATTCCCATGGCACCCCGCCACGAAGCCTTAGGCATCGACTACGCAGACACTCTCGAAGGAGCTCAGAGCTTCACCACTCTCATGTGGCCTCAGGGCAACCAATCTTTCTg TGAGACCATGATGAGCTTTGCAAAGACGGTCGCAGAGCTAGATAAAATGGTGGTGGCTATGCTGTTTGAGAGCTACGGCGTGGAGAAGCACACAAAGTCATATGGCGACGCGACCACTTATCTTCTCCGGTTGATGAAGTATGGGGTCCCAGACGAGGGAGAGAATACGTTGGGTCTTCCGCCACACTCGGACAAGAGCTTCATCACCATACTCTATCAAAATCACATCTCCGGCCTCCAAACTAGGGCAAGAGACGGGCAGTGGATTAATGTCCAGTTCCCGCCCGCCTCTTTTGTAGTCATGGCCGGAGATGCTTGCAAG GCGTGGAGTAATGATCGGGTGCTTTCTCCGATCCACAAAGTTACGATGGACAGTGAGGGAAAGGAAACAAGATACACAGCTGGGCTGTTTACTTTCGTTACCAAGACTGTGGAAGTTCCAGAGGAGTTGGTTGATGGTCAACATCCTTTGAAATTCAAACCCTTCCTTCACATGGATTTGCTCAAGTTTTACGAAACAGAACAAGGTCGTCGATCCCAGAATCTGCTCCAAGATTTTTGTGGTGTTTGA